From Pantoea sp. At-9b, the proteins below share one genomic window:
- a CDS encoding ABC transporter permease subunit (The N-terminal region of this protein, as described by TIGR01726, is a three transmembrane segment that identifies a subfamily of ABC transporter permease subunits, which specificities that include histidine, arginine, glutamine, glutamate, L-cystine (sic), the opines (in Agrobacterium) octopine and nopaline, etc.): MNLHLDWQGVLSGQPLQWIVNGYLTTLWVSLVGALLATLLAILLLFLRLSGNRLAVRGVALWVSLFRNTPILVQFLFWYFSAWNLLPRVWRDWINADHPGALLPGDVGWLTPEFLCSAWGLGIFISAFLVEELSAGLYAVPDGQREAALSQGFTTAAALRWILLPQGLANAWQPVAGQYLNLMKLSSLASGIGFAELTYQVRQVDSYNAHALEAFAVGTVLYLATGLLLGLIFSWLGPGQRIKDGVR, translated from the coding sequence ATGAATCTGCACTTGGACTGGCAGGGAGTGCTGAGTGGACAGCCGTTGCAGTGGATCGTTAATGGCTATCTGACCACCTTGTGGGTGAGCTTGGTCGGGGCATTGCTGGCGACGCTGCTGGCTATCCTGCTGCTGTTCCTGCGTCTGAGCGGGAACCGTCTGGCGGTACGCGGCGTGGCGCTGTGGGTGTCACTCTTCCGTAATACCCCGATTCTGGTTCAGTTCCTGTTCTGGTATTTCTCCGCATGGAATCTGTTGCCGCGTGTCTGGCGCGACTGGATCAATGCCGACCATCCTGGTGCCTTGTTGCCCGGCGACGTCGGCTGGCTGACGCCGGAATTTCTGTGCTCGGCCTGGGGACTCGGCATCTTCATTTCCGCCTTTCTGGTGGAGGAGTTGAGTGCGGGTCTTTATGCCGTGCCTGACGGGCAACGTGAAGCTGCATTGAGTCAGGGATTCACCACGGCGGCCGCGTTGCGCTGGATTTTATTGCCGCAAGGATTAGCCAACGCCTGGCAACCGGTAGCGGGCCAGTATTTGAACCTGATGAAACTCTCTTCCCTTGCCAGCGGCATCGGCTTTGCGGAGCTGACCTATCAGGTGCGTCAGGTTGACAGCTATAACGCCCATGCGCTGGAAGCCTTTGCGGTCGGTACCGTGCTCTATCTGGCTACCGGGCTGTTGTTGGGATTGATATTCAGCTGGCTCGGGCCGGGACAGCGAATCAAGGATGGTGTGCGATGA
- a CDS encoding NAD-dependent succinate-semialdehyde dehydrogenase: MYENVGQFINGQWCKGSGQESINVIDPGNGQVLGTFSPASSSDTYDALDAAENALPGWRATQAWARADFLQAIAREMVAAAAEAALTISQESGKPLAQAKREWELSVDQFVWYAEEARRIYGRIVESRVPGGRCEVLHEPVGVVAAFTAWNFPVVLVARKLAPALAAGCTVVLRPSSEVPGCAMMIFECLRKAGLPAGVANLVVGPTTDTYEPLIASPVVKKVSLTGSTQLGQQMIRDSSGTIKRLSMELGGNAPVIVYDDADVEKALDLSVATKFANCGQVCVTCDRFYVHESLYDAFVTGFASRAAKLKVGYGQDEGINMGPLINPRRLRAIEEIVADARRKGGRIVTGGERIELHGGYFYAPTVIADLPDDALAIAEENFGPIAAITSFKDSEDLWGRVNNSAYALSAYAFTHDPARIRETVSRLEAGMVGINSYALAAAEVPFGGIKASGMGREGGAEGIHDYMNIKLAQIVV; encoded by the coding sequence ATGTACGAGAATGTTGGACAGTTCATAAATGGTCAATGGTGCAAGGGAAGCGGGCAGGAATCGATCAATGTTATCGATCCGGGCAATGGACAGGTGCTAGGGACATTTTCACCTGCATCTTCTTCTGACACCTACGATGCGCTTGACGCTGCTGAAAACGCGCTGCCTGGCTGGCGTGCAACCCAGGCTTGGGCACGTGCTGATTTCTTACAAGCTATCGCGCGAGAAATGGTTGCCGCTGCCGCTGAGGCCGCATTAACCATTTCGCAGGAGAGCGGTAAACCCTTAGCTCAGGCGAAACGAGAATGGGAGCTGTCAGTTGACCAGTTTGTCTGGTACGCCGAAGAGGCTCGTCGTATTTATGGCCGGATTGTCGAAAGTCGAGTACCGGGTGGCCGTTGTGAAGTGCTGCATGAGCCGGTGGGGGTGGTTGCTGCCTTTACCGCGTGGAATTTTCCGGTGGTTTTGGTTGCGCGTAAATTGGCACCCGCATTGGCTGCGGGTTGCACGGTGGTATTGCGTCCATCCAGTGAAGTGCCCGGTTGTGCAATGATGATTTTTGAATGCCTGCGCAAGGCGGGCCTGCCTGCCGGGGTGGCGAACCTGGTTGTCGGACCGACAACCGACACCTATGAACCGCTGATCGCCTCCCCGGTGGTGAAAAAAGTGTCGTTGACCGGATCAACCCAGCTTGGGCAGCAGATGATTCGTGATTCTTCCGGCACGATTAAACGCCTGAGTATGGAGCTGGGCGGGAATGCGCCGGTGATTGTTTATGACGATGCCGATGTGGAAAAGGCACTCGACCTCTCTGTTGCCACCAAATTTGCCAATTGCGGCCAGGTCTGTGTGACCTGCGATCGCTTCTATGTGCATGAAAGTCTCTACGACGCTTTTGTCACCGGTTTCGCCAGCCGGGCCGCCAAATTAAAGGTCGGATATGGTCAGGACGAAGGCATCAACATGGGGCCACTGATCAACCCCCGTCGCTTACGTGCCATTGAAGAGATCGTTGCTGATGCGCGCCGTAAAGGAGGACGGATCGTCACTGGCGGTGAACGTATCGAACTCCATGGCGGTTATTTCTATGCGCCAACGGTGATTGCCGATCTGCCCGATGATGCGCTGGCAATTGCTGAAGAAAATTTCGGACCCATCGCGGCTATCACGTCATTTAAAGACAGTGAAGATCTCTGGGGGCGCGTGAACAACTCCGCCTACGCGCTCTCTGCGTATGCTTTTACGCATGATCCTGCACGTATCCGTGAAACAGTATCCCGCCTTGAGGCGGGCATGGTGGGGATTAACAGCTACGCGCTGGCTGCCGCTGAAGTGCCATTTGGTGGTATTAAGGCCAGCGGGATGGGACGTGAGGGGGGGGCGGAAGGCATCCACGATTATATGAACATCAAACTCGCACAAATCGTGGTGTAA
- a CDS encoding MurR/RpiR family transcriptional regulator produces the protein MGKVQKMQATSKPLPHSTYEQVVNDITARYAQLSERHKQAARYITQNPNTVALESINAVAAKCGLHPSVLVRFAQAFGYSGFKQMQSVFQSRLATAAPGYNERLNALENDLRKNDERGSLGFLQSLVIRDIATLQELLHNVTAADLDLAAQLLKDADTIYIMGQLRSEPIALLLRYLFTMLNRRVVLLDASGGLAPQMAKNMRENDVLFAIAFRHYAKEVIAIADDVFARGLPIVAITDGQLSPLAKNARVLFTVPEEEYSFSRSLAAPMCLAQSIAMALASALHPEKAEPTIETITEREKREETARKRSRA, from the coding sequence ATGGGAAAAGTACAGAAGATGCAGGCCACGTCTAAACCGCTGCCTCATTCAACTTATGAACAGGTCGTCAATGACATCACGGCGCGTTATGCGCAGTTGTCCGAACGACATAAACAGGCGGCACGCTATATCACGCAAAACCCGAATACGGTGGCGCTTGAGTCCATTAATGCTGTCGCGGCTAAATGTGGACTACACCCGTCGGTGCTGGTGCGTTTTGCACAGGCATTTGGCTATAGCGGATTTAAACAAATGCAGAGCGTGTTCCAGTCACGCCTTGCCACAGCAGCTCCGGGTTACAACGAACGCCTGAATGCCCTGGAGAATGACCTCCGGAAGAATGATGAACGTGGCAGCCTGGGGTTTTTGCAGAGTCTGGTTATTCGCGATATCGCGACCTTACAGGAGTTACTGCACAATGTGACAGCCGCCGATCTGGACCTTGCGGCGCAGCTGCTAAAGGATGCTGACACCATCTATATCATGGGTCAGCTGCGCTCGGAACCTATTGCATTATTACTGCGCTATCTGTTCACCATGCTGAACCGCAGGGTGGTATTGCTGGATGCTTCAGGTGGCCTGGCACCCCAGATGGCAAAAAATATGCGTGAAAATGATGTGCTGTTTGCCATCGCTTTCCGCCACTACGCGAAAGAAGTGATTGCCATCGCTGATGATGTTTTTGCCCGAGGACTCCCGATCGTGGCAATTACCGATGGACAGTTGTCACCTTTGGCGAAAAACGCACGCGTTCTGTTTACGGTGCCGGAAGAAGAGTACAGCTTTTCGCGATCGCTGGCGGCCCCCATGTGTCTGGCTCAGAGCATTGCCATGGCCCTGGCCTCCGCGCTGCATCCTGAAAAAGCGGAACCGACCATCGAAACCATTACAGAACGAGAAAAGCGCGAAGAAACCGCCCGCAAGCGCAGCCGGGCGTAA
- a CDS encoding ABC transporter substrate-binding protein — MSNLKATHKKNILTIAVLATLLVSAAASADQLADIKAAGVIKVATFDANPPFGSIDAKSHELVGYDVDFAKALANSLGVKLKLVATNPANRIPLLQSGKADLIVADITITPERAQVIDFSTPYFVTGQQFLVPATSPDQLDKYSHARIGAVKGTTGEQALHQRYPQARVLAYDDIPLALTALRNGNVQAITQDSTILAGLLAAAPDKENFKILPALLSKEEIGVGVKKDQPALLQAVNDELLALEKNGQAAQIYNIWFGPGTPAPSPRNFRIEAK, encoded by the coding sequence ATGAGTAACCTAAAAGCAACACATAAGAAAAATATATTAACAATTGCCGTGCTGGCTACGCTGCTGGTTTCAGCCGCAGCCAGTGCCGATCAGTTAGCGGATATCAAAGCCGCCGGTGTGATCAAGGTCGCCACCTTTGACGCCAATCCCCCCTTCGGTTCGATTGATGCCAAAAGCCATGAGCTGGTGGGCTACGATGTGGACTTCGCCAAAGCGCTGGCCAACTCGCTGGGCGTGAAGTTGAAACTGGTTGCCACGAATCCGGCCAACCGTATCCCGTTGCTCCAGTCTGGCAAGGCCGATCTGATTGTTGCGGATATCACCATCACCCCGGAACGTGCGCAGGTTATTGATTTCTCCACGCCCTATTTCGTTACCGGACAGCAGTTCCTCGTTCCGGCAACATCGCCGGATCAGCTGGATAAATACAGCCATGCGCGCATTGGCGCGGTGAAGGGCACCACCGGAGAGCAGGCGCTGCATCAACGCTATCCGCAGGCCAGAGTGCTTGCCTATGACGATATTCCGCTGGCGTTGACGGCGTTACGCAATGGCAACGTTCAGGCGATTACCCAGGACAGCACCATCCTGGCCGGATTGCTGGCCGCCGCACCGGACAAGGAAAACTTTAAAATCCTGCCAGCGTTACTCAGTAAAGAGGAAATCGGCGTCGGGGTGAAAAAAGATCAGCCTGCATTACTGCAAGCGGTGAATGATGAACTGCTGGCGCTGGAGAAAAATGGTCAGGCGGCACAGATCTATAACATCTGGTTTGGCCCGGGTACGCCCGCACCTTCTCCCCGTAACTTCAGGATTGAAGCGAAGTAA
- a CDS encoding amino acid ABC transporter ATP-binding protein, translated as MVFMKSLSAVQAADFSHLQQASVTFRRVGKRYGDRQVLRGVDLHIESGEVVAIIGPSGSGKSTLIRLINQLENLSEGEILIDNRPTAGLSGVGLRQLRSRIGFVFQQFNLYAHLTALQNISVPLQVVHGWKKAAAVQRASELLAHVGLADKASHLPAQLSGGQQQRVAIGRALASSPQIILFDEPTSALDPEMIGEVLQVMKSLALSGITMIVVTHEMQFAREIADRVVFIDGGEILEVAAPERFFLQPEHPRAQRFMKKVLDPLHQDFLS; from the coding sequence ATGGTGTTTATGAAATCGCTATCCGCAGTCCAGGCTGCGGATTTTTCACATCTGCAACAAGCCAGCGTCACTTTTCGCCGTGTCGGTAAACGTTACGGTGACCGGCAGGTATTGCGCGGGGTTGATCTGCATATTGAGTCAGGCGAAGTGGTGGCCATCATCGGCCCCTCCGGCTCGGGAAAATCGACGCTGATCCGTCTGATCAACCAACTGGAAAACCTCAGCGAGGGTGAAATTCTCATCGACAATCGCCCGACAGCGGGTCTGTCTGGCGTGGGTTTGCGCCAGTTGCGCAGTCGCATTGGCTTTGTGTTTCAGCAGTTTAATTTGTACGCCCATCTGACGGCACTACAGAATATCAGCGTGCCGTTACAGGTGGTACATGGCTGGAAAAAAGCAGCGGCAGTGCAGCGGGCCAGCGAGCTGCTGGCACATGTCGGACTGGCGGATAAAGCGTCGCATCTTCCGGCACAATTATCCGGTGGTCAGCAGCAGCGAGTGGCGATTGGCCGGGCACTGGCTTCTTCGCCACAAATCATTTTGTTTGATGAGCCAACATCGGCGCTGGACCCGGAAATGATTGGCGAAGTATTACAGGTGATGAAATCGCTGGCGTTGAGTGGCATCACCATGATTGTTGTCACGCATGAGATGCAGTTTGCACGTGAAATTGCGGACCGGGTGGTGTTTATCGATGGTGGCGAGATCCTCGAAGTTGCCGCGCCTGAACGTTTCTTCCTCCAGCCGGAACATCCACGCGCTCAGCGCTTCATGAAAAAAGTGTTAGATCCGCTGCACCAGGACTTCCTGTCATGA
- a CDS encoding ABC transporter permease subunit (The N-terminal region of this protein, as described by TIGR01726, is a three transmembrane segment that identifies a subfamily of ABC transporter permease subunits, which specificities that include histidine, arginine, glutamine, glutamate, L-cystine (sic), the opines (in Agrobacterium) octopine and nopaline, etc.), with product MNGGLQVIIDNLGYLLWGNLAQGEPGGVLLTLLMAAGAALLAFPGGIALACLAWRFSGVVRSLLFLWAELIRGIPLIFVIFWMWYLLPALTGSDMPGALTVALALAWFTSASVMHSTLAGLQALPPGQHHAALSQGFSAGKLLWHILLPQTLRNIRPSLAGIGINLIKDTSLAFILNVPELTTLAGQVNNRVQVYPAALFVFTGLVYYLLCTGLANLVQRRWNDQIRSCRKE from the coding sequence ATGAACGGTGGTTTGCAGGTGATCATCGATAACCTGGGTTACTTATTGTGGGGTAATCTGGCGCAGGGTGAACCCGGCGGCGTATTACTGACCTTGCTGATGGCAGCCGGAGCCGCCCTGCTGGCGTTTCCGGGGGGGATTGCGCTGGCGTGTCTCGCCTGGCGGTTTAGCGGTGTGGTGCGCTCCCTGTTGTTTCTGTGGGCTGAATTGATTCGCGGGATACCGCTGATCTTTGTCATCTTCTGGATGTGGTATCTGCTGCCTGCGCTGACGGGGAGCGATATGCCCGGCGCGTTAACGGTGGCGCTGGCGCTGGCCTGGTTCACCTCCGCATCGGTGATGCATAGCACGCTGGCCGGGTTACAGGCGTTGCCTCCGGGGCAACATCATGCCGCACTGAGCCAGGGATTTTCGGCAGGAAAGTTATTGTGGCATATCCTGTTGCCGCAGACGCTGCGCAACATCAGACCTTCACTGGCGGGTATCGGCATCAACCTGATCAAAGATACGTCGCTGGCCTTTATCCTCAATGTACCAGAGCTGACGACGCTGGCAGGTCAGGTCAACAATCGGGTACAGGTCTACCCTGCGGCGCTGTTTGTGTTTACCGGTCTGGTCTATTACCTGTTATGCACCGGGCTGGCGAATCTGGTGCAGCGGCGTTGGAACGATCAAATTCGCTCATGCCGAAAAGAGTGA
- a CDS encoding SDR family oxidoreductase yields the protein MNQLKGKVAVVTGGTQGLGAAIARHFALNGATGVVICGRNETKGRDIAASINAEGKGKVEFVHADLSSVEDCRTVIASADELFGRVDVLVNAGGMTDRGTILDTDPELFDQMFATNVRGPFFLMQDAIKIMRREKIEGSIVNICSMSGLAGQPFIAAYCSSKGALATLTRNTAYALLRNRIRVNALNIGWMASEGEDRIMKTYHGAEDGWLEKAAAEQPFGRLIQPEEVARAVAFLASEESGLMTGSVINFDQSVWGGYDQAAAPTSAL from the coding sequence ATGAATCAATTAAAAGGTAAAGTCGCCGTCGTTACCGGTGGTACTCAAGGCTTAGGGGCCGCGATTGCGCGTCATTTCGCGCTAAACGGTGCTACCGGCGTGGTGATTTGTGGCAGAAATGAGACCAAAGGCCGTGACATCGCGGCCAGCATCAACGCCGAAGGCAAAGGCAAGGTCGAATTTGTGCACGCTGACTTATCCTCTGTTGAAGATTGTCGCACCGTCATTGCTTCCGCAGATGAGTTATTTGGCCGTGTTGACGTGCTGGTGAATGCTGGTGGCATGACGGATCGCGGCACCATTCTCGATACCGATCCCGAGCTGTTTGACCAAATGTTCGCCACCAATGTCCGTGGACCTTTCTTCCTGATGCAGGACGCCATCAAGATCATGCGCCGAGAGAAGATTGAAGGCAGCATTGTGAATATCTGCTCCATGTCCGGACTGGCGGGCCAGCCTTTTATTGCTGCTTATTGCTCATCCAAAGGCGCACTGGCAACCCTCACCCGCAACACAGCCTATGCTTTGTTACGCAACCGCATTCGTGTCAATGCGCTCAACATTGGCTGGATGGCATCCGAAGGTGAGGACCGCATCATGAAAACCTACCACGGCGCGGAAGATGGCTGGCTGGAAAAAGCCGCCGCTGAACAACCCTTTGGTCGCCTGATTCAGCCAGAAGAAGTGGCCCGTGCGGTGGCCTTCCTTGCCAGTGAAGAATCAGGGCTGATGACAGGATCAGTCATCAATTTCGATCAGTCAGTTTGGGGTGGCTACGACCAGGCCGCAGCTCCCACCAGCGCGCTTTAA
- the iolD gene encoding 3D-(3,5/4)-trihydroxycyclohexane-1,2-dione acylhydrolase (decyclizing), which produces MAKIRCTTAQAIVRYLSNQFTEVDGERVPLFPGVYGIFGHGNVTCLGEALEAAQDVLPTWRGQNEQSMAFAAVGFAKAMVRRQIMVVTASIGPGTTNLLTAAGVAHTSRLPVLMICGDSFARRIPDPVMQQVEHFNDPTQTVNDAFKAVSRYWDRITWPEQIMSSLPQAVATLLDPGDCGPAFIGVCQDVQEMAYDYPEEFFSPRLHTMPRPRPDRRLLEQAVQLLKTAKRPLIISGGGVRYSQAEATLEAFATEHGIPVVETIAGKGAFTHDHPMHMGPVGILGSTSANELAANADVIIAIGTRLMDFVTGSWTLFDHGAQFIALNAARFDAHKHRSLPLICDAREGIAEMHAALGAWQADAAWLERGRNAFISWNTLIADKQEHTDHGTAPSYAQVIGVVNAQAAAEDYIISAAGGLPGELVKGWRVKNPGTFDCEFGFSCMGYELSAGWGAAMAGNARDVFVMIGDGTYMMMNSDIYSSVLSGHKFILLVCDNGGYAVINRLQNAKGGASFNNLLKDCRVQEPFHVDFVANAQSMGALARKVTRLDELAEAIKWAKGNDRTTVISIETHPYTWTPGDAWWDVGVPEVSARDSVNQARAEHVAGRKHQRAGI; this is translated from the coding sequence ATGGCCAAAATTCGTTGCACCACCGCTCAGGCGATTGTTCGTTACCTGAGCAACCAATTCACGGAAGTTGACGGTGAACGTGTTCCCCTTTTCCCCGGCGTCTATGGCATTTTCGGTCATGGCAATGTCACCTGCCTGGGTGAAGCACTCGAAGCTGCACAAGATGTACTGCCAACCTGGCGTGGTCAGAATGAGCAATCGATGGCTTTTGCGGCTGTCGGTTTTGCTAAGGCCATGGTACGTCGCCAGATTATGGTGGTCACGGCATCTATTGGACCGGGTACAACGAATCTTTTGACCGCCGCGGGCGTTGCTCATACCAGCCGTTTACCCGTGTTGATGATCTGCGGTGACAGCTTTGCCCGCCGAATTCCCGATCCGGTGATGCAACAAGTAGAGCACTTCAACGATCCCACCCAAACCGTCAATGACGCTTTCAAAGCGGTATCACGCTATTGGGATCGCATAACCTGGCCGGAACAAATCATGTCTTCTCTGCCACAGGCGGTCGCCACCCTGCTTGATCCGGGTGACTGTGGGCCCGCCTTTATCGGTGTCTGTCAGGACGTACAGGAGATGGCCTATGATTATCCGGAAGAGTTCTTCTCTCCGCGACTGCATACCATGCCACGCCCCCGTCCTGACCGGCGGTTACTGGAACAGGCCGTTCAACTGCTGAAAACGGCGAAACGTCCGCTCATTATTTCGGGCGGGGGTGTGCGTTACTCCCAGGCGGAAGCAACGCTCGAAGCCTTCGCCACAGAACATGGCATCCCGGTGGTAGAAACCATCGCAGGTAAAGGTGCCTTCACCCATGACCATCCGATGCATATGGGGCCTGTTGGCATCCTCGGTTCAACCTCAGCTAATGAATTGGCGGCCAATGCTGACGTGATTATCGCTATTGGCACGCGACTGATGGACTTCGTCACCGGCTCGTGGACCCTGTTCGATCATGGTGCCCAATTTATCGCGTTAAATGCAGCCCGATTCGACGCCCACAAACATCGTTCCCTTCCTCTGATCTGTGACGCACGAGAAGGCATCGCTGAGATGCATGCTGCGCTCGGCGCATGGCAGGCTGACGCGGCCTGGCTGGAACGCGGTCGTAACGCTTTCATTAGCTGGAACACGCTGATCGCGGATAAACAGGAGCACACTGACCACGGCACAGCCCCTTCTTATGCCCAAGTAATTGGCGTCGTTAATGCCCAGGCCGCCGCCGAGGATTACATCATCAGCGCCGCAGGTGGCCTGCCGGGTGAGTTAGTTAAAGGCTGGCGGGTTAAAAATCCCGGTACTTTTGATTGTGAGTTCGGATTTTCCTGTATGGGGTATGAACTCTCCGCCGGCTGGGGGGCCGCGATGGCGGGTAACGCGCGGGATGTGTTCGTGATGATTGGGGATGGAACCTACATGATGATGAACTCCGATATCTACTCAAGTGTACTTTCCGGCCACAAATTTATTCTCCTGGTGTGTGACAACGGAGGCTATGCCGTGATTAACCGTCTGCAAAATGCCAAAGGCGGTGCATCATTTAATAACCTGCTGAAAGACTGTCGGGTACAAGAGCCTTTCCATGTTGATTTCGTGGCAAACGCGCAGTCGATGGGTGCGCTGGCAAGGAAAGTCACCCGCCTCGATGAGTTAGCAGAAGCCATTAAATGGGCCAAAGGGAATGATCGTACCACCGTGATTTCGATTGAAACGCATCCCTACACCTGGACGCCAGGGGATGCCTGGTGGGATGTCGGGGTGCCTGAAGTCAGTGCACGTGACAGCGTTAATCAGGCCCGTGCCGAGCACGTTGCAGGCCGCAAACATCAACGTGCCGGTATTTAA
- the iolE gene encoding myo-inosose-2 dehydratase has product MLKAKLGIAPIAWSNDDLPQLGGDTPLSTCLAESHLAGFQGVETGGKFPKTSEELIPILREFRLELVSGWYSGTLLDNTVEEEIKKSLPQMQLFRDCGAACLVYGETAGTIQNQQHIPLVNRRRLTDAQMAEYGEKLSRFGEFCMDYGVPLAFHHHMGTAIEDQHDIDRLMAATNDKVGLLFDSGHLVFAGIDPMTVLAKHGERIIHVHTKDIRKDVLATLDWNKDSFLDAVLKGVYTVPGDGGIDFTAIINKLAQIGYQGWFVVEAEQDPAKAPPLKYARIGNGTLRKALSDAGYSLVEGVL; this is encoded by the coding sequence ATGCTGAAAGCCAAACTGGGTATTGCGCCTATCGCCTGGTCAAATGACGACCTGCCACAACTGGGCGGAGATACGCCACTCTCCACCTGCCTCGCTGAAAGTCACCTGGCAGGTTTTCAGGGCGTCGAGACCGGCGGGAAGTTCCCGAAAACCAGTGAAGAATTGATACCCATCCTGCGTGAATTCAGGCTTGAACTGGTATCGGGATGGTACTCCGGCACACTCCTCGATAATACGGTAGAAGAGGAAATCAAAAAGTCGCTCCCTCAGATGCAGCTGTTTCGCGATTGCGGAGCCGCCTGTCTGGTGTACGGAGAGACGGCAGGAACCATTCAGAATCAGCAACATATCCCACTGGTGAATCGCCGTCGCCTGACCGATGCGCAGATGGCTGAATACGGTGAGAAGCTGTCTCGCTTCGGTGAATTTTGCATGGATTACGGTGTGCCGCTGGCTTTCCATCATCACATGGGCACCGCGATTGAGGACCAGCATGATATCGATCGCCTGATGGCCGCCACCAATGACAAAGTCGGATTGCTGTTTGATTCCGGGCATCTGGTTTTTGCGGGTATAGACCCAATGACCGTTCTGGCTAAACACGGTGAACGCATCATTCACGTCCATACCAAAGATATTCGTAAAGATGTACTGGCGACACTGGATTGGAATAAAGACAGCTTCCTGGATGCGGTACTGAAAGGGGTATACACGGTGCCGGGTGATGGCGGGATCGACTTCACCGCCATCATCAACAAATTAGCGCAAATCGGTTATCAGGGGTGGTTTGTGGTGGAAGCCGAACAAGACCCGGCAAAAGCCCCTCCCCTCAAATATGCACGTATTGGTAATGGCACCCTGCGTAAAGCGCTGAGCGATGCGGGATACTCACTTGTGGAAGGAGTTCTTTGA